A single Sutterella megalosphaeroides DNA region contains:
- a CDS encoding LTA synthase family protein — MTVLFVLLSDIVLMGLLALANREATPLAAGRGMKVPFRAYGIGHLTCGLTASLVYPLLLVLFDRPIASFALGLLLIVLLWAGNRLKAAILSEVLVFSDVFLAGHALRYPRLYFGYAPLWVWPLVVGAFALLAWGVSLEPAARLGSVGMRIGIAAAILLAFAGFVAYVRRPNPRVEAFLANYPLTFDTQTDAATYTPIGAALLHVLWHGQRRHALRERFRFEEREVSPEEGSKGVLGESEKRHLLLVQAESLAPIGRLLGRPSVTPVLDRLAAEGASGALELDWRGAYTMRSEFAVLTGLKPRALETYGFDPYRLAAMVPMESLARRMKLQGYRTVVCHPNDGRFFDRNRVMPNLGFDEFIDLEALKKLDARFTKPEAYCGHYVSDEALLAWAAEYLEKAREPVFLFVVTMEAHGPWSKDKFPGAEKLTEVERYETHLKHLDAGLCRIVEAEEGRKASEAPGRGIDLCIYGDHLPGLGVLRGREDEIPSDTLWVRWPHRESVVSSSLRPERLTAINPIVPNDHDHPNKTNSSNF, encoded by the coding sequence ATGACCGTTCTCTTCGTACTCCTTTCGGACATCGTCCTCATGGGGCTCTTGGCGCTTGCGAACCGTGAGGCGACGCCTTTGGCTGCGGGACGCGGAATGAAAGTGCCCTTTCGCGCTTACGGAATCGGGCACCTCACGTGCGGCCTCACGGCGTCGCTCGTCTATCCGTTGCTCCTCGTCCTTTTCGACCGACCGATCGCGAGTTTCGCTCTGGGGCTTCTTTTGATCGTGCTTCTTTGGGCGGGGAACCGCTTGAAGGCGGCGATCCTCTCGGAGGTGCTCGTTTTTTCGGACGTCTTTTTGGCAGGCCACGCATTGCGTTACCCGAGGCTCTACTTCGGCTATGCGCCCTTGTGGGTGTGGCCGTTGGTCGTCGGAGCCTTTGCGCTCCTTGCGTGGGGGGTGTCTCTTGAGCCCGCCGCCCGCCTCGGGTCCGTCGGGATGCGAATCGGCATCGCGGCGGCGATTCTTCTGGCTTTTGCTGGTTTTGTGGCGTATGTACGTCGGCCCAACCCGCGGGTGGAGGCGTTTCTTGCGAACTACCCCCTGACCTTCGACACCCAGACCGATGCCGCGACCTACACGCCGATCGGTGCGGCGCTTCTGCATGTGCTTTGGCACGGGCAGCGGCGTCATGCGTTGCGGGAGCGGTTCCGCTTTGAGGAGCGGGAGGTTTCGCCGGAAGAGGGTTCGAAGGGTGTTTTGGGTGAAAGCGAAAAGCGGCACCTCCTTCTCGTCCAGGCGGAGTCGCTCGCACCCATCGGGCGGCTCTTGGGGCGTCCGAGCGTGACGCCCGTCCTCGACCGACTGGCGGCGGAGGGTGCGTCGGGAGCCCTGGAGCTCGACTGGCGCGGGGCCTATACGATGCGAAGCGAATTCGCGGTGCTGACGGGGTTGAAGCCCCGGGCGCTTGAAACCTACGGGTTCGACCCCTATCGGTTGGCGGCCATGGTGCCGATGGAGAGTCTCGCCCGACGCATGAAGCTTCAGGGGTACCGTACGGTCGTCTGCCATCCGAACGACGGGCGCTTTTTCGATCGCAACCGCGTGATGCCGAATTTGGGGTTTGACGAGTTCATCGATCTGGAGGCCTTGAAAAAGCTTGATGCGCGTTTTACGAAGCCCGAAGCGTACTGCGGGCATTACGTCTCGGACGAAGCACTCCTTGCGTGGGCGGCGGAGTACCTCGAAAAAGCCCGGGAACCCGTCTTTCTCTTCGTCGTGACGATGGAAGCGCACGGTCCCTGGTCGAAGGACAAATTCCCGGGGGCGGAAAAGCTCACCGAAGTCGAGCGCTACGAAACGCATTTGAAGCACCTCGATGCGGGGTTGTGCCGGATCGTCGAGGCGGAAGAGGGGAGGAAAGCTTCGGAGGCTCCGGGCCGAGGAATCGACCTCTGCATCTACGGCGACCACCTGCCGGGGCTCGGCGTCCTGCGGGGGCGCGAGGACGAAATTCCGTCCGACACCCTGTGGGTGCGGTGGCCGCACCGCGAATCCGTGGTATCGTCTTCCCTTCGCCCGGAACGGTTGACGGCGATCAACCCGATCGTTCCGAACGATCACGATCATCCGAATAAAACGAACTCTTCGAACTTCTGA
- a CDS encoding SDR family NAD(P)-dependent oxidoreductase: protein MTTDATQHQDRIVAVCGATGGIGEALVDVYAAPGTELLLAGRRTKALERLETVAQAKGATVCTAAFDLRDRAALVAWCEEAARRGADTLILGAGVSASVEGIERDSGDVETLWLPEKNDDLLRELDVNATGNILAANAFVRALLLARREGVVPLKHVQIAFVASLAALTGLPGSPGYSASKAALRTYGEALRRLLRGKDVGVTVLFPGYVESDMSRRYQGSKPWLMSAEKAARLMKRAIDGGKREYAFPKILAVGIALLKLVPASLEHLFLNGFFFTVEPDRESRGEGGTKACVEKGCEGDPGEKASACSRGNSSATENDVDRGVSR, encoded by the coding sequence ATGACCACCGACGCCACTCAACATCAAGACCGCATCGTCGCCGTCTGCGGCGCGACGGGCGGGATCGGCGAAGCGCTCGTCGACGTCTATGCCGCCCCGGGGACGGAGCTCCTCTTGGCGGGGCGCCGCACGAAGGCGCTTGAGCGACTGGAGACCGTGGCGCAAGCGAAGGGCGCGACCGTTTGTACGGCGGCCTTCGACCTTCGGGACCGTGCGGCGCTCGTTGCTTGGTGCGAAGAGGCGGCTCGTCGTGGGGCCGACACTCTCATCCTCGGAGCGGGCGTGTCGGCGTCGGTGGAAGGTATTGAGCGTGATTCGGGAGACGTAGAAACGCTGTGGCTTCCCGAAAAGAACGACGACCTTCTGCGGGAGCTTGACGTGAATGCGACGGGAAACATCCTTGCAGCGAATGCTTTCGTGCGTGCGCTGCTGCTTGCGCGCCGGGAAGGGGTTGTGCCTCTCAAGCACGTGCAAATCGCGTTCGTGGCGTCTCTTGCCGCTTTGACGGGTCTCCCGGGGTCCCCCGGATACTCCGCCTCCAAAGCGGCGTTGCGTACGTACGGGGAGGCGCTTAGGCGACTCCTTCGCGGGAAAGACGTCGGCGTCACGGTGCTTTTCCCGGGCTACGTCGAATCCGACATGAGTCGCAGGTATCAAGGCTCGAAGCCGTGGTTGATGTCCGCGGAGAAAGCCGCCCGCCTCATGAAGCGGGCGATCGACGGGGGAAAGCGCGAATACGCTTTCCCGAAGATTCTGGCAGTCGGGATTGCGCTTTTGAAGTTGGTGCCCGCTTCGCTTGAGCATCTCTTCCTCAACGGGTTCTTCTTTACGGTGGAGCCCGATCGGGAGAGTCGCGGAGAAGGCGGTACGAAGGCCTGCGTGGAGAAGGGTTGCGAAGGGGACCCAGGAGAGAAAGCGAGCGCTTGCTCTCGTGGAAATTCCTCTGCAACGGAGAATGATGTCGATCGAGGTGTGTCCCGATGA
- a CDS encoding GNAT family N-acetyltransferase produces MISPELNMRLAGEDDVPAVAHILNVVSEGVIEHLLTGVVPGMGPEKLLQMVLMRGQGAYDLKNIVLFEVRGTLAGLLFSYDASLQKVPAVMEGFIAKAKLDPVRPLLEAAYPEALWINTFWVADEFRGQGLSRLMMSMAEDMARDSGKKALALHCWADNARAIRFYEKAGFVKAGATPSGGPLLERHPAGGELWVKPVAGTK; encoded by the coding sequence ATGATTTCTCCCGAACTCAACATGCGCCTGGCCGGTGAGGACGACGTTCCCGCCGTCGCTCACATTTTGAATGTCGTCTCCGAAGGCGTGATCGAACACCTCTTGACGGGGGTCGTTCCCGGTATGGGGCCCGAGAAGCTTTTGCAGATGGTTCTGATGCGCGGGCAGGGGGCGTACGACCTCAAAAACATCGTGCTCTTCGAAGTTCGCGGGACGTTGGCGGGGCTTCTTTTCTCCTACGACGCGTCGCTTCAGAAGGTGCCCGCCGTGATGGAGGGGTTCATTGCCAAAGCGAAGCTCGACCCCGTGCGACCGCTTCTCGAAGCGGCCTACCCGGAAGCGCTCTGGATCAACACCTTCTGGGTGGCGGACGAATTCCGAGGTCAGGGGCTCTCGCGCCTCATGATGAGCATGGCCGAAGACATGGCGCGCGATTCGGGGAAGAAAGCGCTGGCGCTTCACTGCTGGGCCGACAACGCGCGTGCCATCCGCTTTTACGAAAAGGCGGGGTTCGTGAAGGCGGGTGCCACCCCCTCGGGCGGGCCGCTCTTGGAGCGTCACCCCGCGGGGGGCGAGCTTTGGGTGAAGCCGGTGGCCGGAACCAAGTAA